Below is a genomic region from Polypterus senegalus isolate Bchr_013 chromosome 13, ASM1683550v1, whole genome shotgun sequence.
GCGGCGTGTCTTAATCGCGTGCAGCTTATCTCTCAAAGCCGACACTTCATTTCTCCTTTTCTAATCAAATGTACGCTTTAACAACGCGGACGTAATGGAACAAACAGTAACAACGCCTGTTTCCAAGTAAGCGAATCCTAAGAAACGAAATAACAAGCGGACCTGTTTGCCTTATGCGTTTGTTCGAATGCTGCATTCCGTCTGCCTGTCTCTTTCACGTTCTCTCTTTCCGTGCACGCGCGCATATAAACCAGTGGACTTGGCGCCCACGATCTcgcgttctttttttttttcccgcgcAGTCCGTGTGTTAATAGCTCACGAGCCGCCACGGCAGCGGCCGCACTTCGGTGCTGCTCTTTTTAGCCTTTAAAAGAAATCTCCGTCGACTGGTGGCTGCCAGTTCCTCCCTCGCTTGCCCGCCCATTCGCTCcctctctctgtttttttttttttttaacacacatAAATTGGAGGCCAGAAACAGAAACCTTCCATACTCAAGTGTCGCCTTCTTATTTATTGAGACACCGCCGTGCgttttctctctccttccttcatGCAGCTCTCCGCAGCAGCACTCCTTCTTCCCCTGGCCGTCGGGTTACACCACGGCTGCTTGGGGGCGAGTATTCTGGCCGTGCCTGTGGACGCTAGTCACTGGAACACCATGAAAGTGCTCATCTTGGAGCTGGTGAACAGAGGCCACGAGGTCACGGTGCTCAGGCTCTCCAACACCTACTACACGGACGAGGTGTCTTCCGATTTCCACATTGAAACCGTGCAATTGCCCCAGCACAAAGCCAGGAGCAAGGATGAAATTGAGCAGGTGTCCCTGGCCTCGATCTTGCAGAAGGCTTTCAATGACGAGCCACGTTTTCTTTCCGCGTTCTGGAACATTCTGGAATCTATCCGAAGGATATCTGGAGATTACGTAGTGGGCATTGAGAGCACTTTTGAAAACAGTACACTGTTGGGACGGCTGCAGGATGCTCACTTTGATCTTGTTCTTGCAGATCCCTTCTACCCGGGAGGTGCCATTCTTGCCCGCTACCTCAACTTGCCCATCATTCAGTTTGGAAGATGGTTGCCCTTTGAAGATGTGCACTTTGCTGTTGCTCCATCTCCCCTCTCTTTTGTTCCAGTATTGAATTCTAGACTTACTGACAGAATGACATTTTCAGAAAGATTGCAAaatgttttcttgtacatcctggGGGGCATACTGGGCCAAGTGTACATATACTCTACTTATGACCAATTGTGCCATCGCTACCTGAAAACAGGAGAAACTATGTATGATCTTTACAAGAAGAGTGACATCTACTTGGTAAaaatggactttgtttttgaattcCCCAAACCCACTATGCCCAATCTGGTGTATATTGGCGGTTTCCAGTGTAAGCCTTCTGAATCCCTGTCTCCAGAGCTGCAGAAGTTCCTGGATGATGCTGACGAAGGGGTTGTCATTTTTTCTTTGGGCACCTTGACTAAAACTCTGCCTGCACATGTCGCTACAGAAGTGGCTGCTGGATTGGCAAAGATTCCTCAGAGGGTTATCTGGCGATACGTTGGCAAGAAACCTTCCATGTTGGGTAACAACACAATGCTTCTTGAGTGGCTTCCCCAGAATGACCTACTGGGACACAGCAAGATCAAGGCATTTATAGCACACGGAGGAGAAAATGGGTTGTACGAAGCTATTTACCATGGAGTGCCAGTCATTGGAATCCCTCTGTTCGGAGACCAATATGAAAATCTTTTGCGTCTTAAAGTAAGAGGAGCAGCAATTCTTTTAGAGAACTTGAAATATTTGACAAGGGACCAAA
It encodes:
- the LOC120543201 gene encoding UDP-glucuronosyltransferase 2C1-like translates to MQLSAAALLLPLAVGLHHGCLGASILAVPVDASHWNTMKVLILELVNRGHEVTVLRLSNTYYTDEVSSDFHIETVQLPQHKARSKDEIEQVSLASILQKAFNDEPRFLSAFWNILESIRRISGDYVVGIESTFENSTLLGRLQDAHFDLVLADPFYPGGAILARYLNLPIIQFGRWLPFEDVHFAVAPSPLSFVPVLNSRLTDRMTFSERLQNVFLYILGGILGQVYIYSTYDQLCHRYLKTGETMYDLYKKSDIYLVKMDFVFEFPKPTMPNLVYIGGFQCKPSESLSPELQKFLDDADEGVVIFSLGTLTKTLPAHVATEVAAGLAKIPQRVIWRYVGKKPSMLGNNTMLLEWLPQNDLLGHSKIKAFIAHGGENGLYEAIYHGVPVIGIPLFGDQYENLLRLKVRGAAILLENLKYLTRDQIYNAVKTITEDPSYRYNMKRLSRLHRDTPIHSKELAVFWVEYVVRNKGAQHLRAASTELPTYQYLLVDVSVLCFIVLVFFVYFIWTILKLIIRKIEFFRKKKTD